From Xenopus tropicalis strain Nigerian chromosome 3, UCB_Xtro_10.0, whole genome shotgun sequence, the proteins below share one genomic window:
- the bmp7.2 gene encoding bone morphogenetic protein 7, gene 2 isoform X1, with product MDKAAKEQIFDKMNALIVKRRLPVLLFLFYISLSSISSNTILENDFHSSFVQRRLKGHERREIQKEILTILGLQHRPRPYLPEKKKSAPLFMMDLYNAVNIEDLNAEDVSYFNKPVSLNEHSSLATDQENDFLAHADTVMSFANLVENDNELYKNRQKFKFDLTDIPLGDELTAAEFRIYKDYVENNETYQVTVYQVLQKQYDKEPYLFQVDSRTIWGTEKGWLTFDITATSNHWVINPHYNLGLQLSIESMDMQSVNPRHVGLFGRNGPQDKQPFMVAFFKTSEIHLRSIRSTSNKHWNQERAKTYKEQDNFPPANISDGIMPTAKRRFFKQACKKHELFVSFRDLGWQDWIIAPEGYAAYYCDGECAFPLNSFMNATNHAIVQTLVHFVNPETVPKPCCAPTQLNGISVLYFDDSSNVILKKYKNMVVQACGCH from the coding sequence aTCTTTGACAAAATGAATGCTTTGATAGTAAAGAGAAGATTGCCAGTgctgctttttcttttttacatttcccTGAGTTCCATCTCATCAAATACCATATTGGAGAATGATTTTCACTCCAGTTTTGTCCAGAGGAGACTGAAAGGCCATGAACGCAGGGAGATTCAAAAAGAGATCTTGACTATTTTAGGTTTGCAACACAGACCAAGGCCATATTTACCAGAAAAGAAGAAGTCTGCACCATTATTCATGATGGACTTGTACAATGCAGTAAATATTGAAGATTTGAATGCTGAAGATGTCTCCTACTTTAACAAGCCAGTCTCCTTAAATGAACATTCTTCACTGGCCACTGACCAAGAAAATGACTTTCTTGCACACGCCGACACAGTCATGAGTTTTGCTAATTTAGTTGAAAATGACAACGAACTGTATAAAAATCGCCAAAAATTCAAGTTTGATTTAACTGATATCCCTCTTGGAGATGAACTGACAGCTGCTGAATTTCGCATTTATAAAGATTATGTAGAAAATAATGAGACATACCAAGTCACTGTCTACCAGGTGCTCCAGAAACAATACGACAAAGAGCCTTATCTTTTCCAGGTAGACTCAAGAACTATCTGGGGCACAGAAAAGGGGTGGCTGACATTTGATATCACTGCGACCAGTAATCACTGGGTGATCAACCCACATTACAACCTTGGATTGCAGTTATCAATAGAGAGTATGGATATGCAAAGTGTTAATCCCAGGCATGTTGGCCTTTTTGGAAGGAATGGACCTCAAGATAAACAGCCATTTATGGTAGCTTTCTTTAAAACCTCAGAAATCCATCTCCGTAGTATCCGATCTACCAGCAATAAGCACTGGAACCAGGAAAGAGCCAAGACCTACAAGGAACAAGATAATTTCCCTCCAGCAAATATTTCTGATGGCATCATGCCCACTGCCAAACGTAGATTTTTTAAACAAGCTTGCAAGAAACATGAACTCTTTGTAAGCTTCCGTGATCTTGGTTGGCAAGACTGGATCATTGCACCAGAAGGATATGCTGCCTACTACTGTGATGGAGAATGCGCTTTCCCACTTAACTCTTTCATGAATGCCACAAACCATGCAATTGTACAGACTCTGGTACACTTCGTTAACCCAGAGACTGTCCCTAAGCCATGCTGTGCTCCAACTCAACTGAATGgtatttctgttttatattttgaTGACAGTTCCAATGTTAtattaaagaaatataaaaatatggtgGTTCAAGCATGTGGATGCCATTGA
- the bmp7.2 gene encoding bone morphogenetic protein 7, gene 2 precursor (The RefSeq protein has 1 substitution, 1 non-frameshifting indel compared to this genomic sequence): MNALIVKRLPVLLFLFYISLSSISSNTILENDFHSSFVQRRLKGHERREIQKEILTILGLQQRPRPYLPEKKKSAPLFMMDLYNAVNIEDLNAEDVSYFNKPVSLNEHSSLATDQENDFLAHADTVMSFANLVENDNELYKNRQKFKFDLTDIPLGDELTAAEFRIYKDYVENNETYQVTVYQVLQKQYDKEPYLFQVDSRTIWGTEKGWLTFDITATSNHWVINPHYNLGLQLSIESMDMQSVNPRHVGLFGRNGPQDKQPFMVAFFKTSEIHLRSIRSTSNKHWNQERAKTYKEQDNFPPANISDGIMPTAKRRFFKQACKKHELFVSFRDLGWQDWIIAPEGYAAYYCDGECAFPLNSFMNATNHAIVQTLVHFVNPETVPKPCCAPTQLNGISVLYFDDSSNVILKKYKNMVVQACGCH; encoded by the coding sequence ATGAATGCTTTGATAGTAAAGAGAAGATTGCCAGTgctgctttttcttttttacatttcccTGAGTTCCATCTCATCAAATACCATATTGGAGAATGATTTTCACTCCAGTTTTGTCCAGAGGAGACTGAAAGGCCATGAACGCAGGGAGATTCAAAAAGAGATCTTGACTATTTTAGGTTTGCAACACAGACCAAGGCCATATTTACCAGAAAAGAAGAAGTCTGCACCATTATTCATGATGGACTTGTACAATGCAGTAAATATTGAAGATTTGAATGCTGAAGATGTCTCCTACTTTAACAAGCCAGTCTCCTTAAATGAACATTCTTCACTGGCCACTGACCAAGAAAATGACTTTCTTGCACACGCCGACACAGTCATGAGTTTTGCTAATTTAGTTGAAAATGACAACGAACTGTATAAAAATCGCCAAAAATTCAAGTTTGATTTAACTGATATCCCTCTTGGAGATGAACTGACAGCTGCTGAATTTCGCATTTATAAAGATTATGTAGAAAATAATGAGACATACCAAGTCACTGTCTACCAGGTGCTCCAGAAACAATACGACAAAGAGCCTTATCTTTTCCAGGTAGACTCAAGAACTATCTGGGGCACAGAAAAGGGGTGGCTGACATTTGATATCACTGCGACCAGTAATCACTGGGTGATCAACCCACATTACAACCTTGGATTGCAGTTATCAATAGAGAGTATGGATATGCAAAGTGTTAATCCCAGGCATGTTGGCCTTTTTGGAAGGAATGGACCTCAAGATAAACAGCCATTTATGGTAGCTTTCTTTAAAACCTCAGAAATCCATCTCCGTAGTATCCGATCTACCAGCAATAAGCACTGGAACCAGGAAAGAGCCAAGACCTACAAGGAACAAGATAATTTCCCTCCAGCAAATATTTCTGATGGCATCATGCCCACTGCCAAACGTAGATTTTTTAAACAAGCTTGCAAGAAACATGAACTCTTTGTAAGCTTCCGTGATCTTGGTTGGCAAGACTGGATCATTGCACCAGAAGGATATGCTGCCTACTACTGTGATGGAGAATGCGCTTTCCCACTTAACTCTTTCATGAATGCCACAAACCATGCAATTGTACAGACTCTGGTACACTTCGTTAACCCAGAGACTGTCCCTAAGCCATGCTGTGCTCCAACTCAACTGAATGgtatttctgttttatattttgaTGACAGTTCCAATGTTAtattaaagaaatataaaaatatggtgGTTCAAGCATGTGGATGCCATTGA
- the bmp7.2 gene encoding bone morphogenetic protein 7, gene 2 isoform X2 yields the protein MNALIVKRRLPVLLFLFYISLSSISSNTILENDFHSSFVQRRLKGHERREIQKEILTILGLQHRPRPYLPEKKKSAPLFMMDLYNAVNIEDLNAEDVSYFNKPVSLNEHSSLATDQENDFLAHADTVMSFANLVENDNELYKNRQKFKFDLTDIPLGDELTAAEFRIYKDYVENNETYQVTVYQVLQKQYDKEPYLFQVDSRTIWGTEKGWLTFDITATSNHWVINPHYNLGLQLSIESMDMQSVNPRHVGLFGRNGPQDKQPFMVAFFKTSEIHLRSIRSTSNKHWNQERAKTYKEQDNFPPANISDGIMPTAKRRFFKQACKKHELFVSFRDLGWQDWIIAPEGYAAYYCDGECAFPLNSFMNATNHAIVQTLVHFVNPETVPKPCCAPTQLNGISVLYFDDSSNVILKKYKNMVVQACGCH from the coding sequence ATGAATGCTTTGATAGTAAAGAGAAGATTGCCAGTgctgctttttcttttttacatttcccTGAGTTCCATCTCATCAAATACCATATTGGAGAATGATTTTCACTCCAGTTTTGTCCAGAGGAGACTGAAAGGCCATGAACGCAGGGAGATTCAAAAAGAGATCTTGACTATTTTAGGTTTGCAACACAGACCAAGGCCATATTTACCAGAAAAGAAGAAGTCTGCACCATTATTCATGATGGACTTGTACAATGCAGTAAATATTGAAGATTTGAATGCTGAAGATGTCTCCTACTTTAACAAGCCAGTCTCCTTAAATGAACATTCTTCACTGGCCACTGACCAAGAAAATGACTTTCTTGCACACGCCGACACAGTCATGAGTTTTGCTAATTTAGTTGAAAATGACAACGAACTGTATAAAAATCGCCAAAAATTCAAGTTTGATTTAACTGATATCCCTCTTGGAGATGAACTGACAGCTGCTGAATTTCGCATTTATAAAGATTATGTAGAAAATAATGAGACATACCAAGTCACTGTCTACCAGGTGCTCCAGAAACAATACGACAAAGAGCCTTATCTTTTCCAGGTAGACTCAAGAACTATCTGGGGCACAGAAAAGGGGTGGCTGACATTTGATATCACTGCGACCAGTAATCACTGGGTGATCAACCCACATTACAACCTTGGATTGCAGTTATCAATAGAGAGTATGGATATGCAAAGTGTTAATCCCAGGCATGTTGGCCTTTTTGGAAGGAATGGACCTCAAGATAAACAGCCATTTATGGTAGCTTTCTTTAAAACCTCAGAAATCCATCTCCGTAGTATCCGATCTACCAGCAATAAGCACTGGAACCAGGAAAGAGCCAAGACCTACAAGGAACAAGATAATTTCCCTCCAGCAAATATTTCTGATGGCATCATGCCCACTGCCAAACGTAGATTTTTTAAACAAGCTTGCAAGAAACATGAACTCTTTGTAAGCTTCCGTGATCTTGGTTGGCAAGACTGGATCATTGCACCAGAAGGATATGCTGCCTACTACTGTGATGGAGAATGCGCTTTCCCACTTAACTCTTTCATGAATGCCACAAACCATGCAATTGTACAGACTCTGGTACACTTCGTTAACCCAGAGACTGTCCCTAAGCCATGCTGTGCTCCAACTCAACTGAATGgtatttctgttttatattttgaTGACAGTTCCAATGTTAtattaaagaaatataaaaatatggtgGTTCAAGCATGTGGATGCCATTGA